The region TGAAGGTTTATATAGAATAAAAAAGTCATAGAAGAAAGTCGGGACAGACATATCTTATGTTGTTAGCTACGATCTGATTTGAGCCACTTTTTAACTGGAATAATCCACTCAGGAAGAGGCTTATAAAATGCACCATGTTCTTTACCAGTAGTAATGGAGATCTCTTTAAACGTGTTAACTTTTTTACTGCGATCAATTAAGAATTGACAGGATCCAACACCATCAGAAGTTTCAAATACAGAAAACACATGCCCGATCACTTCTAATTCAGGGTTGTTTTTAATAACTTTGGAACATCCAGCTAAAATAACAAAATTAACTTTTTCGGAGGCTAAGTAGTTTGAAGTTAATACAGTTATAGCTCCGCCACGCGAAAAACCAACGAAAGTAATATTTTCAGGTTTAACACCATTGTTGATAAGAGCATTGGCATTTTCAGTTAATTTTTTGGCAAATTCTCTTGGATTTGTATCTTTTGGGCGATGATAAGCAATAAGATTATAGCTATCATCTGAGAGAGATTTTTTAATTTCAGGAAAGTCATACATTCCCCAACGTGGATTTATTGGTGTTGGGTTTTTACCTTCTACGATAAAGCCATGAGAATAGAATACATATTTTTCATTTGGTTTGATTTCATTGGGAAAACTTTCATATATATTATTAGCAATACAACTTGATGATAGAAATAAACCCATGGCAGCAGATATTAGAATTTTGATGATTATTTCCTTTAGTCGCTAACGCCGTTTTAAGCAGAAAATTGCAGTTGGCTAAAATGTGTGAGGTACGAACACGGTGTTTTTCAATGTAATTTGTCAGACTTGGAAACCCTTATTAGGCATCGGCTATTCTTTCACAATTTTAGAAGCATATGTAAGGCAAACCTCAGAGTTCCACATAACCTTTATAGCAACCACATAACCTTCTTTAGGCGAAATTATAAATTTGCCTACATAGTTATCCTTGTTCATTATAAAATCGATAAAGTCACCTAAAACACCTTGAATTTGTAATTTTTCACGATATTGATCTTTAGGCTCACAAAATATTTGTGAGCCATCAGGTAACTTTTCCTCAACGCAGTTATCTACCCGTTCACGAGTGTAGTAAACAAGAAATAATTCAGGTGAACCTTCTGACTTATATACGCTACGGGGAATAGATAACTGATACAGGTTATTTTCATCTAACTCCTTAACCTGAATTAATTTATCATATTCTTCACCTTGATTTGGAATTGTACAAGCAACACTTTTAACAAGTGAAAACATGCAAAACATTATCACCAAAAACGATTTAATCATCTAGACCCCTAATAGCT is a window of Shewanella sp. VB17 DNA encoding:
- a CDS encoding alpha/beta hydrolase, which gives rise to MGLFLSSSCIANNIYESFPNEIKPNEKYVFYSHGFIVEGKNPTPINPRWGMYDFPEIKKSLSDDSYNLIAYHRPKDTNPREFAKKLTENANALINNGVKPENITFVGFSRGGAITVLTSNYLASEKVNFVILAGCSKVIKNNPELEVIGHVFSVFETSDGVGSCQFLIDRSKKVNTFKEISITTGKEHGAFYKPLPEWIIPVKKWLKSDRS